The following proteins are co-located in the Cryptococcus neoformans var. grubii H99 chromosome 1, complete sequence genome:
- a CDS encoding origin recognition complex subunit 5 — protein sequence MAECLKTLLSVPSAPSFIYLHHPHHSSLSLPLPFGQKHLVKIDTIEHHTARLLLSGILLRLIGGDEDVGEAKTWDEFSLGLKRWWCDKMYLAEGKSKGKQTETYAKDEAQERSLVLVITHAERLNIVMGNNWPVIVRLAELTGVRSTVVLASSVPWDYVRPPRADAPEPLHVYLPSPSRDEIKMALLPASSHPLYPRFLDLLLSTILPLVTPPIEELHYLSKSLWPLYTSTLPPHYEMIHLGLSYPDPAKPPPKLAINVKLFTTLQHHIALPLASAVESLLPRQIGHQEFISALRPRPGKERALPRLPERPLPLAARLLLIAAYCASYNPSKTDSRLFGRGHSASGKRKKGGGTRRTGYGRVRMGKVPQRLLGPKPFPVDRLLSLFFAIYAEHAPRPAELEHLEDSSSDDEPAPLTWPPTIATDNGKRDRKRKREREQEQAWDDEVEWLMGSTNFWGMLPELEAQGLLKRVSPPDRLDNIMLRCEIDYETAKNLAKDSKLGFTLDDYLYEAIM from the exons ATGGCGGAATGTCTCAAGACTCTTCTATCTGTCCCTTCTGCACCATCTTTCATCTATCTTCATCACCCGCACCATTCgtctctctcccttcccttgCCATTCGGCCAAAAACATTTAGTCAAGATTGATACGATTGAACATCATACAGCTCGGCTATTGCTTAGTGGGATCTTACTTCGGTTAATCGgcggagatgaggatgtggGTGAGGCCAAAACTTGGGATGAATTCAGTCTGGGACTCAAAAGGTGGTGGTGTGACAAAATGTATTTGGCCGAGGGAAAGAGTAAGGGCAAACAGACGGAAACGTATGCAAAAGATGAGGCACAGGAAAGGAGCCTGGTACTGGTCATCACACATGCGGAGAGATTGAATATAGTCATGGGGAATAACTGGCCTGTGATCGTTCGACTAGCTGAGCTT ACTGGTGTACGGAGTACGGTCGTACTTGCCTCTTCAGTACCCTGGGACTATGTGCGTCCTCCTCGAGCTGATGCTCCAGAACCTCTGCATGTttatcttccttctccttctcgcgATG AAATCAAAATGGCGCTCCTTCCAGCctcctctcatcctctATATCCTCGgttccttgatcttctcttGTCAACAATTTTGCCCCTTGTGACTCCTCCCATTGAAGAACTCCATTATTTATCTAAATCGCTCTGGCCGCTGTACACATCTACTCTTCCCCCTCATTACGAAATGATCCATCTCGGCCTTTCATATCCTGATCCCGCCAAACCTCCCCCAAAACTGGCAATTAATGTCAAACTCTTCACTACTCTTCAGCATCACATCGCCCTTCCCTTAGCTTCAGCTGTAGAGTCACTTCTACCAAGACAAATTGGTCACCAGGAATTCATATCTGCccttcgtcctcgtcctGGTAAAGAGAGAGCGCTACCTAGGCTACCTGAACGTCCTTTACCCCTTGCTGCGAGACTTTTACTCATAGCAGCTTACTGTGCTAGTTACAATCCATCCAAAACAGACTCAAGGCTCTTTGGGAGAGGACATTCGGCaagtgggaagaggaaaaaaggtgGTGGAACAAGACGGACCGGATACGGTAGAGTCCGAATGGGCAAA GTCCCGCAAAGACTCCTTGGCCCTAAACCTTTTCCCGTCGATCgcctcctttctcttttctttgctATTTATGCGGAACACGCACCTCGCCCTGCTGAACTGGAGCACCTCGAGGATTCCTCCTCCGACGATGAGCCAGCACCCCTAACCTGGCCGCCAACGATAGCTACAGATAACGGAAAACGAGATCGTAAacggaagagagaaagggaacAGGAACAGGCCTGGGACGATGAAGTGGAGTGGTTGATGGGTAGTACAAATTTCTGGGGAATG TTACCTGAACTAGAAGCCCAAGGTTTGTTGAAAAGAGTGTCTCCACCTGATAGGCTAGACAACATCATGCTCCGTTGTGAAATTGATTATGAGACAGCTAAAAATTTAGCGAAAGACTCCAAGCTGGGTTTCACCCTCGATGACTATCTCTACGAAGCGATCATGTAA
- a CDS encoding 3-hydroxyisobutyryl-CoA hydrolase, which produces MSSIARIQLLQRMSRPTATSRLAVLNRHLSSSSQMTVPREELVLFESQQDTRIYKLNRSAKLNSLNLEMINSLSNKIKAWRELDSCKVIIGTGDSRAFCAGGDVKQLVLDLKEGKQTAVPFFKSEFQLNWLFARLGKLYVAVIDGVTMGGGGGLSLPAHIRIATPRTIFAMPETKIGYSPDVGSNYYFAQLDGSIGAWLAVTGQEVYGRAAYELGIATHYVTENNVSDIVYQITQHPSPTPANISSLISAYTAPASTTNEASSKSSPDGHTPIKGEIRKFLDKTFNKKSIQEIYAALDKSQSDDKLSSDVKEWAAQQKLQMEARSPTGMAVALQNYRKARETRRLDRTLLNDISMATAYCGTNRATDDFITGVSAVLIDRSKGPVAWAPKDINEESLSPQNINSRFFSASSPHVVGKPEIEFTPSSASKLDSGRDSTWGQFRKYGLPSEEAVRAAVDGYAPGSGAFALLEEELIEQFVDAQGDVKGTRRDEVVKRVKEVVNTCCKKGKDGYLEWIA; this is translated from the exons ATGTCTTCCATAGCCCGCATACAGCTCCTACAGCGTATGTCTCGCCCGACGGCCACCTCCAGGCTCGCAGTACTCAATAGACAcctctcctcatcttcacaGATGACCGTCCCCCGTGAG GAACTCGTGCTTTTCGAGTCTCAGCAAGACACCAGAATATACAAGCTCAATCGATCTGCCAAGCTGAATTCCCTCAACCTGGAGATGATCAATTCTCTCTCAAATAAAATTAAG GCTTGGCGAGAACTCGATTCTTGTAAAGTTATCATCGGGACAGGCGATAGTCGGGCGTTTTGCGCCGGAGGAGACGTAAAGC AACTCGTCCTCGACCTTAAGGAGGGCAAGCAAACTGCGGTTCCATTTTTCAAAAGTGAATTTCAGCTCAACTGGTTGTTCGCAAGACTGGGAAAACTTTATGTCGCTGTCATTGACGGTGTTACCA tgggcggcggcggcggtcTTTCCCTCCCTGCGCACATCAGAATAGCCACTCCCCGCACCATATTCGCCATGCCTGAAACCAAGATTGGCTATTCGCCTGACGTCGGTTCCAACTACTATTTCGCCCAACTCGATGGGTCCATCGGCGCTTGGTTAGCGGTGACCGGCCAGGAGGTGTACGGTCGTGCAGCCTA TGAACTCGGTATTGCTACACACTATGTGACCGAAAACAACGTCTCGGATATCGTCTATCAGATCACTCAGCACCCTTCCCCCACTCCTGCGAACATTTCCTCCTTGATTTCCGCCTATACTGCGCCCGCATCTACGACCAACGAAGCCTCGTCGAAATCTTCCCCTGACGGACACACTCCCATCAAGGGCGAAATTCGCAAGTTCCTTGACAAAACTTTCAACAAGAAGAGTATTCAAGAGATTTACGCTGCCCTAGACAAGTCGCAGTCCGACGATAAACTCTCCTCTGATGTCAAGGAGTGGGCTGCCCAGCAGAAGCTTCAAATGGAAGCTCGCTCCCCGACTGGTATGGCTGTTGCCCTTCAAAACTATCGCAAGGCCCGCGAGACCCGTCGCCTTGACCGAACATTGTTGAACGACATATCAATGGCCACTGCTTATTGCGGAACCAACCGTGCGACAGATGACTTCATCACTGGTGTTTCGGCGGTGCTTATTGATCGCTCCAAAGGTCCAGTTGCGTGGGCACCTAAGGACATAAACGAGGAGTCGTTGTCCCCGCAAAACATTAACTCAAGGTTCTTTTCTGCTTCATCACCTCACGTCGTTGGCAAACCAGAAATTGAATTTACCCCCTCTTCTGCGAGCAAGCTCGACTCTGGTAGAGACTCTACCTGGGGTCAGTTCCGAAAATATGGTCTTCCATCTGAAGAGGCTGTGCGGGCAGCAGTTGATGGATATGCTCCTGGCTCCGGCGCGTTTGCGCTTctagaggaagagttgatcGAGCAATTTGTGGATGCCCAGGGCGACGTAAAAGGGACTAGGAGGGATGAGGTTGTGAAGCGGGTCAAAGAAGTTGTGAACACCTGTTgcaagaagggaaaggacgGATACCTCGAATGGATTGCCTAA
- a CDS encoding synaptobrevin has translation MQSLNALGNRQIASLNADLSRMENGEGGPAIQGQITTTLSALSRLIDDYDSMARKEMVTVARDKANTRVARLKNEHKELRSRFEQAKNESQLKARQDLLGSSSSSDPYPSTTSTSVSQRRAPNQSPFAESPFASSDPLFRPNHPPSSREDFALREHTFLQESENSIDQYIAQGRAVLGNLVEQKGMLKGTKRRLLDAANTLGMSRETIGWVERRTKQDAWIFGAGATFTLFSFWAIWYYLG, from the exons ATGCAGTCTTTAAATGCCTTGGGGAACAGGCAAATAGCGAGTTTGAACGCAGACTTGTCTAGAATGGAGAACGGTGAAGGAGGGCCGGCGATTCAAG GTCAAATTACAACTACTCTCAGTGCCCTATCGCGATTGATAGACGATTATGATTCTATGGCGAGAAAAGAGATGGTTACCGTTGCCCGGGATAAGGCCAACAC TCGAGTAGCACGGTTAAAAAATGAACATAAGGAACTTAGGTCAAGATTTGAACAAGCAAAAAACGAAAGTCAACTCAAG GCCCGGCAGGATTTGCTCGGatcgtcttcctcctctgacCCATAtccatcaacaacaagtaCTTCCGTGTCTCAGCGCCGCGCGCCAAATCAGTCACCCTTCGCAGAATCTCCATTTGCATCCTCCGACCCTCTCTTTCGGCCcaatcatcctccatcgtcGCGCGAGGACTTTGCTCTTCGTGAACACACTTTCTTACAAGAGTCTGAGAACTCTATAGACCAATACATTGCGCAAGGAAGAGCGGTACTGGGGAATCTTGTTGAACAGAAAGGAATGTTAAAGGGTACGAAAAGAAGACTGCTGGACGCTGCAAATACGTTGGGAATGAGTAGAGAAACTATAGGATGGGTGGAAAGGCGGAC CAAACAAGATGCTTGGATCTTCGGTGCGGGAGCAACATTCACATTATTTAGCTTCTGGGCGATTTGGTATTACCTGGGATAA